In Engraulis encrasicolus isolate BLACKSEA-1 chromosome 2, IST_EnEncr_1.0, whole genome shotgun sequence, the sequence atataaaaaaatgtatattttaaaattgccggtttcttgtctaaacatagcctgtaatgtcataaacaacacctgaaaatggggtgtttggttctctGCTCCCATCTCACCTGATGAGGGCGCTCTCCTGCAGGAGTTCTCGGCTGAGATTCAGAGGGATGTCTTCACTGTCCACCACACCTACAGGAACAACATACTCACTGCATTATATACATGCAAAACATGTACaaccctagcctggtcctgaccatcccataatactaccatttcattccgtatttatggtctggcatttgtttgctctgaagcgattgcaagAAGCAGAAAggttgcactcagttatggtttgaaattattggacacctctcacccaatcgccagcagttactcaacaacaacgtagcgcagaccaatggctctggcgcagatgtgtacgtcattgtcacgagagtcctccccctttcgcccccatgtgggacgcttattcgcttattggctgttttctagggggggcgttgcgatcaaaatcctactgctccaggcactccacagagaagcacggccagactaccgtagtggagccaatcctttgtaGTACTCTGCCTTTCTTACCTGTCCACAGTGAGCAAAACAGCTATTTTGATGGGTATAAAATATGGAGGAGTGCGTGAAAAgggaatgtatgtatgtgtgtactgtgtgtgggtaccaaggaggtctacattggTGGGTAGTCATATCCCACTTAACTCTCTAGACTACTAGGAGCAAAAAAAATTGTCAACGTCTGATGATGTACAATGATTCACAATCACAAGTTGACCGACTTACACACATTCCATCTCTGCTGATGTAGCAATGTTTGGACCGACTGGGAGAGTTTGCAGCTGTGTCcacaaaccagtgtgtgtgtgtctgtgtgtgtgtgtgtgtgtgtttcggattACAAGAGTCAGAACAGGAAAACACAACTGTTTTTGAATTCTCCATGAACACCACAGACACCCACAACCATTTACTGAGTATGACGCGAGATGTTTTAAACTCAGCATTgcactgtcgtgccgaaaagcgagtgcctgccagaacacgagtgccctcattgaaaccaatggaaaccgatgaccaatttttcagatagtttttacccatttttgcagataaatctgacacaatttaagatggaaagcctatcaataaagcatctacattccttctggaagtattacaaagaactggttacaatttcagtattatttccatgaagaattgtcataacaaatgtttcagtttcattcaaatagctcatattaagtgcaggacgagtaatgtttcataagcatattttagttcataaattatgtaattcattctgcaagaaattgtataattttctctcaaaaaatgtcattggtttcaatgagggcactcgtgttctggcaggcactcactttttggcacgacagCACCTTTAAATGCTCCAACTAGGATGCTAGGCATTGCACGTACACCTTGCAAGTCACCTTGAAAAAACAACCTACTTTTGCTGAGAGCCAGCTTAATGCAGCATatagacagtgtttcccatacattgaggaaactatggcggcccgccatagtttaaatttggccgccatagtttacgaaaatgtaaaaaaaaaaaaaaaaaattttttttttttttttttttaacgatatccgtttttgttaaaacgatttgaattacgattttgaatttccttcgcattttcctcctggagtaaatacatcctatagactctgtattggttagataagtagtcccacggtaacacagaatgatgaccgtaagggtattacagttgattcatgtgtgcacacgtgtaacatcgggtgagtaacagaacatgtgcgcaacgatgcgttatgacacgccgatatgcgaggatcttcgtccaaatcgctagtcgcatgcatcatcgctaactgcgtttacatcgcgtgccgcgtgtaagggaaatgttagttgttgacatgtatggaattcacttcaatttgtgctgtttcttgcttcagttgtggacaaaaagattggccaaactcacaatagaaagcctttgctgtgctactgtaggGGTGTTAACCATCCAATCCAATGAgtttttctctcattgctctctctctctctctctctctctctctctctctcatagtagcctactatttatttactcataacaaatggtgaatttctgagccctttttaatttgtagcctataccactgaaggcatgataatgcttcatcatattttagaaatagggcctatgtgcctttatataccaaatgtttatcattttgaaattgtttcaattgtttatgacttgtgtatgactgaaattatctctgcatactatcagtgctgcattgctttgtaaagataggctattcaacacactttaaaaacacactgaaaagatacggccatagtagcctactgaaaacattttgttcataataatggtgattaataaatggtggtcttaaaattttcatactgacatccttgaatttgccttggtagatcacggcagacaccatcaacttcaaaagtagatcttggttaaaaaaaggttgggcacccctgctatagagagaaccacaagtgcttgaaagacagggatcaaaagcctagtcaagttgttgtagtttacttgggtttgggagcaatataaaaaaccttcagagaagggacagttgggatgagtttactaacactccctaggctttgttttacagttgtaatgagtttggtgacagaccttcattgacacagcagaggagacatcgggctgcatatagaaaattaatgtgtaatgaatgtgaatatagacataaatgtgttaatatgtttgttcagcccttttaatgggaggaatttggaaaaaaactggccctgtgaccagcacccctcatgtagaatgtgtacgcctacagatatgtgtggggaaaaggcatagcctaccctctaagaaccctttttgtctatgcgttaacaatttcacagtgctcttaaattcttatctctgctcctattttgttttattattgtttttcccagacccctgcatgagggacgaatgaaactggtgttgtaaacagaaattattcactgtactgcattttttgacaatgacaatgtagtactattatacaagtcatgggtaaaatcttatgtagccttatttctcaaaatataaatggctgaaatataggccaaggcctacagtttctccatgcgccaatgtcatactgtagtcattgttttgccgttttgcatttacgctgcaagaatacaccccccccccccccaaaaggcccgtgtgagaagacacccccccccgacaaaataaaccccggctgcccccatagtttccaaaatttctgtgggaaacactgatatagagcTTATCTCATATAGAGCTTATCACACTGTAGCACAAGTACACCAAAACAAGGATACAATGATATTACCtgaaacatgcatacagacactaGCAAAGTAAAACAGGCAGTGAAATTGGAGCAGGAGCCTATACTAGACAGCTGCTTCAGGAAGAAACCAGGTTAAGAACCTGGAGTCTTCTATATCTATTCGATTTACCTACTAACTTAAagtgataccagagattctttaagtatagagatatgccaatgtaataggttgctatgggcacctaacatgaccaggttccggtctgcctaaaggggcgtgtcataatactcctagcattgaatagaacagtcctcaggtctgcctaaagaaggatttccccccctcccccttgcaataatagaacccggaaacaatgagccaacggaacctctctctctctctctactctctctggtgatactgccccatttttggaaataaactcatattacacctgcccttgagttaaataattgagttttacctttctcctgtactctcacgtgttctctgagtatggcagtgcacattttacctccatgctagcagttaacattgactcctatgagaccagctggcggctaactggtctcataggagtcaatgttaaccgctagcttggaggtaaaaatttgcactgccgtactcagagaacggttgaaagtacaggagaaaagtaaaactCGATTATTTAACTCAcagggatgtgtaatatgagtttatttccaaaaatgggacagtatcactttaacctggttcactcctgaaccagctgTGTAGTATAggccctgtactgtactgtgcaggtGGGTGTGTGAAGGGACTGACTGAGGAAGCGCAGCCACTTGGGAAGGATGTCGctggccatggtgtgtgtgtgtgtgtgtgtgtgtgtgtgtgtgtgtgtgtgtgtgtgtgtgtgttgtgtgtgttgtgtgtgttgtgtgtgttgtgtgtgtgcgcggtgggcgtgtgcggtgtgtgtgtgtgtagggactaACCTCTGAGGAAGCGTAACCACTTGGGCAGGATGTCACTGGCCTTGGTCTGGATCAGGACCTTGCGGCTGTACAGAGCCACGCTGGAGCCCATCTCTCTGCTCACATCAAACATGGTGGgcttctactcacacacacacacacacacaatccatgtcGGAGGTCAGGTCACATGAAAACCACTGAGAATGACTTATGATATTAAACGTATGAAAATTCAACAAAGTGCTTCTCTCTCTTGGCGGTTGATGCAACTCGACAAACTAAGCAACAACAAAACGACTTCCTACTTCTAACTCCTAGTAGTCAAGTAAGTATGCAAACAGGGAATGTTTATTGGCTAATTCATTCaataacccattgacgcctaaggcacctgcaaaaaagggtgctgaatgcctgagctctttttaagaaaagctgccctcagcctataaaaacctaaatatctcagcctctgaagcacatacaaactagaatgggcactcggtagagcgcaaaccttcgcctacgccacttatttttttctggccatcttcagagtgtggggcataacattctcccaatgttggtgttagtttcattgaaatcggactggaatatcgtaatattacatttttggcccagtcttgacctcttattcaattcagcatgcacacgttgttctggcatatagtgcttggcaaagaaaaacgtttttgaccttttcgtgaccttgaccttgacctttgacccaatcactcccaaaaagtaatcgattgttccttgggtcatgaccaatcatcccagcaaatttcataaaaatcggctcaatttacgtttttgaccttttcgtgaccttgacatttgacccaatcactcccaaaaagtaatagaTTGTTCCTTGCGTCATGacgaatcatcccactaaatttcataaaaatcggcacaattatgtttttgaccttttcgtgaccttgacctttgacccaatcactcccaaaaagtaatcaattgttccttgggtcatgaccaatcatcccactaaatttcataaaaatcggctcagttctgtctgacttatacgaagtacaaacaaacaaacaaacatattcacaaataaatacacagcggtcaaaacataacctttgccgactttgtctcggcgaaggtaataagaataagaaggcatttaaacgctaagaccgtcatctttcattagaatgtgttaattcatctcaaacaaacaaagatttttaataaagttctcaaatctcatgagcctgaatgttgtgtaatgcagctccaggcaccagggacAATGTTGCCctacgcaacatcaggcatcaatgggttaaaaagctgacttgatttgactGGCCAACACTAATAGTATGATGACTGTCATCAACTAAAGAACAAATAAGCCATTGAAATGTCCCTAATATTTACGTATTGAACTGCTAAGAGTTGCGTATATGAACGTATGaagtcttccctcctcctcctaccatgTCGGGGACGTAGAAGATGCTGCGGATGTTGAGGGGGGCGTCAGCGCGGTAGTGCAGCGTGTAGCGGGGCTTGTCGTAGGCCTGGGCCACGTAGCGGTAGAACTCCTCATGCTGCCACTCGCTAATGTCCTTGGGCTCCATCATCCACAGAGCCTACACAGGAGACAACATGACATGGGTCATAGACGCTTATAGTAGCACAGATCAGAAACCACAGCTATTATATGGATTACATTATTCTTAAATGTatcattatttatatattatacataATTATTcatatattatataattatttgtatgttattatgtatatattattattttatatacatcTAAACcgtaatttccaataataaaaattCAAGAGTCAAAAAATGGTGCTTCCTTCATTTTGCAAAGAAActatataaatgttttttttcattccatGTAAATTTATTGTAGGGCCTACAATTACTTGATGTACTTCAGAAAATATTGACATCAGCTGTGGTTGCAAGAGACACGGTACACGTGGCTCTGGCTCAGCTTACCAAAACTTTTAATCTTTCATGATGGCCTTCTATGGTCGCCATGGCAAACAATGCAATGCAAGCAGGGAGTCAGTTCAAATTGCACAATCTTCCAACATAGATAAGCAACAATAGTATTTCACTGTGTGCCCTTTTAAGAGTCATAATAGCAGGGTTACATTATAGTCCTGTGGGGAAATGTGGTGTATATGGTCAGACCTGTGTGGTGTATATGGTCAGACCTGTGTGGTGTATATGGTCAGACCTGTTCTTCAAATGGAATTATTACAGACCTTTTATAATCCGATAAGAAAACGCAGTTTCAGttactattttaaaaaaaaacctgtagcaACACCAGTAAAAATCTGATCACAAACAGGCTTACACCATGCACCGCAAGATGATGCAATATGTGTCTACATCTGGTCATACACCAAAGAGATTTCACACATTACATGTCTATCATCTGGCAGGTGAAGGACACAAggaaagaggaaggagggaaagcACCTCACCTGAAGGGTATTGAGTCTACGCCCGTTCAGGAAGATGGGGAAACTGACGAAGTTGCTGTACTTGGTGACAACCTCTGCATATAAAAGAAAACCACAACAGACTCAAACTTGAACTGCACTTACAGTCTTAAAGCAACCCTCTGCTATCTCTGGAAATGAATATTTGCTCTATAGAATATATGTTCTGTCTGAATATGTTCCCACCTTAccttgacttaaagggacactgtgtgagatgttttgtttatttccagaatgcatgctacccattcactaatgttacccttttcatgaatacttaccaccaccatcaaattctaagtattcattgtgactggaaaaattgcacttttattacatgaaaagggatcttctccatggttcgccattttgaatgtccagaaatagccatttttagcttaaaaaaatgactgtacttgggccatactagaaactaTTAGTTGATTACATAGTaatctttcatgtaaagatcaaacttggcagtaggcagcccagtttcaatgagcagcataggttgcaccaccttttttgaccatttcctgcacagtgtacctttaaataactGAATTTGAGTCAAATGATTGAGTGTGGCAATATTACTCCAAGGACCCATTCGTTTAAACACACTTGTTAGCTCAGACGTAGAAGAACAGGCGAAAGGTAAAacacaattatttaactcaagggggaaAGGGAAATGAGCATACTTCCAGAAATGGTGCAGTGTCACTTTACATAAGATATCATATTCATCCTGTTGTGCTGGTTAACAAAAAGACTGACCTTTCACTCTGTCCTCAGCAGAGAACTCTTTGCAGTCGTCTTTCAGGTGAAGGACGATCTTGGTGCCCTGTCGCACTCCAGAGGCCTCAGCGATCTCAAACACACCCGAGCTGAAGATATAacgacacacagtcagacacattaTTTTCTCACACCATCTCCTGTCACACctcaacatacagtacaacaacacACTTCGCATTTAAAAACACAATGGTTTAGGCTTATGTTTATTTTCCATAGACAGTCCAGAAATTAAAATAGAAATTATTTGCTCCTTCTGTGGTCACAAAGGGTCACTcattatttatcatgcatttACAGGCGCTGTACTGTACTACATGCATGTCCGCATACACAAACTATGATCTCAGTGGCTGCCGGCACTCGAGTGCTACACTGgtacacagggcagtcatgggtgagcggttagggcgtcagacttgcatcccagaggttgccggttcgactcccgacccgccaggttggtggggggagtaatcaaccagtgctctcccccatcctcctccatgactgaggtaccctgagcatggtaccgtcccaccgcactgctccccatggggcgccactgagggctgcccccttgcacgggtgaggcataaatgcaatttcgttgtgtgcagtgtgcagtgttcacttgtgtgctgtggagtgctgtgtcacaatgacaatgggagttggagtttcccaatgggctttcactggtgacccaggttcaattccagccAGAGGTCAATTGCCAAGCCTTCCCgaatccccgtctctctctccccgttcatttcctgtccctctgctactgtcctgtcataatgaagacataaaaaaccccaaaatattgtttttcaAACCCCAAAAAAACTATGAGCTCTGCATACCCATCGGAGGTCCACTTGTAGGCAGGGGTGGTTGGGTCTGCAGCCTGGGAGAACACCTCTACTTTATCAGCCACCATGAAGGCCGAGTAGAAGCCCACGCCGAACTGACCAATGATGGAGCTGCTGGCCTCGGCCTGGTTCTGCAGAGCGTCCAGGAACGCCTGAAGGAgacacgaaagaaagaaagaaagaaagaaagaaagaaagaaagacaaaaagaaagaaagaaagaaagacaaaaagaaagaaacaaagaaagaaacaaagaaaacaaacacagtaaGCAGGAGTAGGCACCCAAGAGAATGTTATATACACTCAATTATCTGGCTAGATGGAATTGTGATAAGAGAAAGGGTTTTTGGGTTTTTACAGAAGGAGAGTAGACACACATTACTGTCCACCACAGCAGAATGCAATGAGAGGGAATAATCCTGTACCTTGGAGCCAGAGCGGGCGATGGTCCCCAAGTTAGCCACCAGCTCCTCTTGGTTCATACCGATTCCTGTGTCCTAACATTGGATGATAAACCGCAAGAGAATAACACACAAATGTGACCTACACATGTCagccaacatttaaaaaaaataatattgtaTAATAGAATATTGAATATCCTGTCATTGTAACAACGAAATTGTGCCTTCCTTGTTGATTGAGgcaaaaaaatatgaataaatGAAACTAATTACAAAATGTTATATTTCTAAAGGTTTGCGTGTATAGATAGTGTCAATAAACAGCTTGTAACAGTGCACATACTGTTATGAGTCCACAGTCAGAGCACACACCTGGATAGTGAAGGTGCCTTTGGCAGCATCAGTCTGCAGGTGAATCTCCATAGGTGCCGTCTCCCCTCCTCCGGTGATCAGACGATGCCTCAGCTTCTCCAGAGCATCGCTGCCGTTGGAGATCAGCTCACGGATAAACACCTGCAACAGCAGCAAGACAGACAGTGTCATCTCAACGTCAACACAAGTCAGTGATCATcaggcctgatagtagaagaaaatccTAGCATGAACCTTTAGGCAACACTTTTCGAAACACCTGCACCAGCAGCAAGACAGCCAGTTAaaggttgccacctctgtctgacaaaaatcctggacatttcaaactcagtCGACCTTTTTGCTTGTATGCAATGGTATCCTTCATTCAGTGTTCAGTCAAAGTATTTATTTGTTTCCTGGACAGATCATTAAAATCCTGGAAAATCAGGAAAAAACCTGCACAGGTGGCAACACTACAGCCAGTGTTATCTCAACATCAGCACAAGTCAGTGATCGTCAGGCCTAATAGTAGAAGAAAATCCTGAGGGTGAAGCTTTAGGCAACACTTTTTTAAATAAGACAAACCTACAATAACGACTACTGCAAATACTGTATTGTCAAAGTAGACCTATTACTCTTACAAATAAATTAGTCAAGTCTGAAAAATCTGGCTCATTGCTCAACATCAAACTTCAGTGAATTATGCACTGCTTCCAGACAAGAACTTGCATGTTTGGATTTGGAAACGGATGAATGGACAAACCTCTTTCTCTGAGTAGAGTGACCTTGCAACGATGTCAAGAAGCTTCTTCGTCTCTGCCTGGAACTCGTGTTTGGAAAAGGAGCCTTGAAGAAACACAAAAGTCGCCTGTTAACATTGCTTGGAAGACACCATCTTCTGACAGCTACCCcttgacaacaacaacaatgccaaTGGCACCCCCTAACAAATCGCACCTTGTACATTTTCCGTATCACTGATGATCGTGTGCAGGGGCTCCTCTTCCGTGTTCTCGGCCTGTTGGGTGCTGTAGTACCGATGAGGCTGGGCAACGCCGGGGTGAGCAGAAGCCCAGAGATGTGGTCTGGAGTGATAACGCTGCTTGCCAACTCCAGCATCATCTGACAACAGATAGAAATAAGCACGACATTACCatgacgtactgtcagcgggatgGATAACATCAGCTTATTCCCTGAACGAATGTGATGATGCAACACAGGAGGACAGTGCAGTGAGGACAGTGCAACCTCAAGACGATGCTCTGCTCTGCACCAGAGCAACAGACAATTTTTCAAAACCTGGCTA encodes:
- the trap1 gene encoding heat shock protein 75 kDa, mitochondrial; this encodes MSRCLNLMKYAAGISRQASTRLLLSGRGGGSRVLAATVKADDAGVGKQRYHSRPHLWASAHPGVAQPHRYYSTQQAENTEEEPLHTIISDTENVQGSFSKHEFQAETKKLLDIVARSLYSEKEVFIRELISNGSDALEKLRHRLITGGGETAPMEIHLQTDAAKGTFTIQDTGIGMNQEELVANLGTIARSGSKAFLDALQNQAEASSSIIGQFGVGFYSAFMVADKVEVFSQAADPTTPAYKWTSDGSGVFEIAEASGVRQGTKIVLHLKDDCKEFSAEDRVKEVVTKYSNFVSFPIFLNGRRLNTLQALWMMEPKDISEWQHEEFYRYVAQAYDKPRYTLHYRADAPLNIRSIFYVPDMKPTMFDVSREMGSSVALYSRKVLIQTKASDILPKWLRFLRGVVDSEDIPLNLSRELLQESALIRKLRDVLQQRVIRFFMDQSRKEPEKYARFFEDYGLFMREGIVTTSEQDVKEDIAKLLRFESSEMAPGQTTTLMEYSSRMKAGTRNIYYLCAPNRHLAEHSPYFEAMKQKDMEVLFCYEQFDELTLLHLREFDKKKLISVETDIVVDHYKEEKFQDSKPASERLSEEQAEDLMSWMRNSLGSRVTNIKVTPRLDTHPAMVTVLEMGAARHFLRTQQLARSAEERAQILQPTLEINTGHDLIKKMHALKDSNSELATLLLDQIYDNAMIAAGLNDDPRPMIARLNDLLTKALEKH